The genomic region AACACTTTTCTTGTTTTGGCAGAAACATCACAGCAGTGAGATTTTACTAAAATTATAAAGCTGCACACACAATGATTGGTTTGATTGTCTGCCATCTTTTTTCATTCTGTTTCCTTATTTGCACCAATTTTAACTTCTCAAAATTAAATCTGCCTTTTTTTTgcagttggcacattttctTAGTCGAACACAGACAATGATTCATCACTGCCTGAATTAAGACCTGGAAATACAACTTTTCACAATACACAAGCTTTGCAGCATCAGCTGTTGTACAGAGCAGGTTATTGTGCACAGTGTTATGTGTGACGTGTAAAATGTTTTGCGTTAATAGCTTTATCCCCTTCGCACTTTGGCCTATACTGTTTCCCACATAAATCCTCTTCAGGTGAAGCTGCTCGTGTAACATAAGCTTCCTTCGCATTGAGCAACATTTAAGTAAAAACTGTTTTCATGTACTAGTTGCCTCATAACATCCTGATGCAATCtaacagaatgtgtgtgtgtgtgtgtgtgtgtgtgtgtgtgtgtgtgtgtgtgtgtgtgtgtgtgtgtgtgtgtgtgtgtgtgtgtgtgtgtgtgtgtgtgtgtgtgtgtgtgtgtgtgtgtgtgtgtgtgtgtgtgtgtgtgtgtgtgtgtgtgtgtgtgtgtgtgtgtgtgtgtgtgtgtgtgtgtgtgtgtgtgtgcctcagaCAGTGAAAGCCTTCCTCCCTCAGATGAAGGCCCAGAATCATGGACACATCGTCACCATCGCCAGCGTCCTCGGTCTCTTCAGCACAGCTTGTGTCGAGGTGAACCATGGACATGGAAACACCGCACTGCAACACTAAGAAAACTACACTTTACAGACGTTCACACACTTCTCTGCTTAAGTAAACTAATCAAATTGTAAATCATTTTGTAAATGTCCCCCCCCcaaatttgtttttgtttgagaCAGGATTACTGTGCCAGTAAGTTTGCAGCAGTGGGCTTCCACGAGTCTCTGGCCCATGAGCTGCTGGCTGACGAGGTTGATGGAGTGAAGACGACTCTCGTGTGCCCCTACATTGTAGACACCGGCATGTTTAGCGGCTGCAAGATACGGTATGCCAACAAAAAGAGCACCTTATCCAATCACAGCATGTCATTAAACTGTAAATCGGATAATTATAATTAGCAATTTAGACCGAAACTGGAATATATAACAAAATCCTAAATAAGTATGGTGGAAAAACTGCTCAACAGTAGCATTTGTGTTCCTGGTTTGCTTGTTCACTTTGGTAAATGGAGTGAATTCATAAAgcactttatccagtctttacgacccctcaaagtGCTTCAAAGTACTGTTTCAAAAATGTGCCAAATTGGGTTCAATAAAATACTTCTTATCTTATTTATCTTAAAGAATACAAGTCATAATTCAATCCCAATTTCATTCACACCTCATTCATACAGAACACAGTGCCACTTGCTCTAGGAAGTTCAATTTCTGTCACACAGACCGGGAGCAACtcggggttaagtatcttgcccaagggtACATGTTGACTGCAAGGGCTGGGATCAAACGCACAACCTCCTgattgaaagacgaccgcagtCCCTGGCAGTCACAGTCACTAGTTTAGATGCATAACAAGTCTTTCTATTATGACCCTGGGTTATTCTGTTGATATTCTAAATTAAAACTCCTGTCTATTACCATACACTTTGATAAGGGTAGGTTGGTCTACGAGTGGATGCTTTGGTTTGTGTGTGCTTTGAAAGTGCTGCATACTTactgttggggaaatattttcctaGGTCCacaactttgacccagtttatcagtttgtTCTGACCTCAGTGAGCGCAGGCTATGCTCTCAGTGTTTTGTCTCCCTAtgcctgcctgttggcgtcagctgataggtGTTATTGTGCTTTGCCtgttttatcttgttatgcagcatgttgatgattCTCTCAGAACCggctaaatacatgggtctggggtagagatcttcagaattggtttggcaaccgctgtgtcaactcgtggcacacgacatgtcttgtgaattctccggccgaactccaaataaaccatcaaagTTCCtgctctccctgtgtctctctgagtttcgtctccattgcttcagaagtttccatcaCACTTACTCATCTGTGACTGCCTGTTTGTCCTTTGGTGCCACTAATAGGGAGGAGGTGGAACAGTTCCTCCTGTCCCCTCTGGACCCCCAGTACTGTGTGGAGCAGGCCATGAACGCCATCCTGGTGGACCAGCCCTTAGTGTGCATCCCTCGCCTCACATACCTGCCGTTCCTCTCCAGAGCGTGAGTACAGAGCTACACCTtcagaccaatcagagactaTAAATAACTCAACACTGCTCAGCAGCTGATGTTCACGATGTTTGTTTCTTTTCAGATTGTTGCCATGGGAATCCAATGTGGTTACATATCGTTTCATGGGCTCTGACAAGTGCATGTACCCCTTCATTGAGGCTAGGAAGCAACTATTGTTGAATAACTCCGTTAAGGTTGAATAATTTCACATTAGTACTGTTAAGAAAACCTTTGTacagaagaggattagggccaaatGTGAAACATGCATTTCATTCTGAAGCCAATTTTGGAGTCAAAACCATTAAATTAAATAAGAATATCCTTCCGTTTGTGTGGACAACAGTGGGCCAAACTGCCCAGCTACATTAAGAACCGATTGGACCAATGTAATACTGAGGCCGAATGAAGCTGACTGTGAGCTTCAGAAGTGTACGAGATGACAACTCAGCCAAGTGACCATCAGCACCCACACATCAATGTTCAGATGAAGTTTATAGACAGTTCAAACAGATGTCTCCATAAACCTGCAAGATGAGCACTTAAAAGTGACTGGATGCTGGACTGGCCAAGGGGATGTGTCATTAACATCTGTCATTTAATAATGTAACAGGATATTGCGCTGTATTATGTTTACATTAAATGAAATGATTGAAAAACCACAGTTCTCCAAACTCAGTGTGTGGCGAGTGCTTGTGATTTGTGTGCTTATTGTTACTCTTACATGACTCATACATGAGCGAAAACCATGGTAAGGATGAATGAGGTGAAAAAGTGCCTTTTTCTACTTTTATCACAATTCCTAAAACAAAGGATTTTCTGGGGCCATTTTCAGAACAACTTATTTTAGCAATATCTAAAATAGTTTTGCCAATACTAATAccagtaatatgccaaatgcaTACAAAATAACATGTTAAATAGTCAAACGCTGTTCAAAGCAATTCAAGCGAATCATCAAAAGGTTtatgcaaaaataaatattgaattgtcgCACAGCCTAACATTTACTTTTCGGTTTAATACTACCCATGTCAAGAAGGAAAAAAGAGAAGAGAAGACTTAGTTTTGTGCAAGTAAGCACATGAGTTTATTACCATGGGgagcggagagagagagaggaagcatCAGGGAAACATCGCTGCCACACAGCAGAGACAACGTCACATTACATCAAACGCTACATTTAGTAACAAATTCATCCCAGCCCTACATGGTAATGTCAATAACACGTGTGGTTGTTTATGTAAAGCACTCTAGGAAAATCAACAGAGGTTCGCCAGCTGCACCCGAGACAAAGATGGGGTTGTGACCTTTAT from Pseudochaenichthys georgianus chromosome 5, fPseGeo1.2, whole genome shotgun sequence harbors:
- the rdh20 gene encoding retinol dehydrogenase 10-A; the encoded protein is MIFLMDLQMMILDVIYFIIRNSIRLVLRPRTKPIDGELVLITGAGGGLGQIFAQEFTKHGADVVLWDINTSSNEQTAKLVREKGGKAYTYTVDVTDRQEVYRNAELVRRDLGRDVTMLVNNAGVVAGKRMWDCPDEMIERSMKVNCHALFWTVKAFLPQMKAQNHGHIVTIASVLGLFSTACVEDYCASKFAAVGFHESLAHELLADEVDGVKTTLVCPYIVDTGMFSGCKIREEVEQFLLSPLDPQYCVEQAMNAILVDQPLVCIPRLTYLPFLSRALLPWESNVVTYRFMGSDKCMYPFIEARKQLLLNNSVKVE